From the genome of Zalophus californianus isolate mZalCal1 chromosome 6, mZalCal1.pri.v2, whole genome shotgun sequence, one region includes:
- the SIX4 gene encoding homeobox protein SIX4 — protein sequence MSSSSPTGQIASAADIKQENGMESASEGQEAPRDVAGGAAAGLSPPAPAPFPLEPGDATAAAAGVSGEEGAVAAAAADQVQLHSELLGRHHHAAAAAAAAAAAQTPLAFSPDHVACVCEALQQGGNLDRLARFLWSLPQSDLLRGNESLLKARALVAFHQGIYPELYSILESHSFESANHPLLQQLWYKARYTEAERARGRPLGAVDKYRLRRKFPLPRTIWDGEETVYCFKEKSRNALKELYKQNRYPSPAEKRHLAKITGLSLTQVSNWFKNRRQRDRNPSETQSKSESDGNPSTEDESSKGHEDLSPHPLSGSSDSVTNLSLSSHMEPVYMQQIGNAKISLSSSGVLLNGSLVPASTSPVFLNGNSFIQGPNGVILNGLNVGNTQTVSLNPPKMASNIVSNGIPMSDILGSTSQDVKEFKVLQSSSANPAATTSYSSSVPVSFPGLIPSTEVKREGIQTVASQDGGSVVTFTTPVQINQYGIVQIPNSGTNSQFLNGSIGFSPLQLPSVSVAASQGNISVNSSTSDGSTFTSESTTVQQGKVFLSSLAPSAVVYTVPNSGQTIGSVKQEGLERSLVFSQLMPVNQNAQINANLSSENISGSGLHPLASSLVNVSPTHNFSLTPPTLLNPTELNPDIADSQPMSAPVASKSTVTSVSNTNYATLQNCSLIAGQDLLSVPMTQAALGEIVPTAEDQVGHPSPAVHQDFVREHRLVLQSVANIKENFLTNSEGKATGNLMMLDSKSKYVLEGMVETVCEDLETDKKELAKLQTVELDEDMQDL from the exons atgtcctcttcctcccccaccggGCAGATTGCAAGTGCGGCGGACATCAAGCAGGAGAATGGGATGGAAAGCGCCTCGGAAGGGCAGGAGGCGCCCCGAGATGTGGCGGGGGGCGCGGCGGCGGGGCTGAGCCCCCCGGCTCCAGCCCCTTTCCCCCTGGAGCCGGGGGACGCCACGGCCGCCGCCGCAGGGGTGAGCggagaggaaggggcagtggcggcagcggcggcggatCAGGTACAACTCCACTCGGAACTTCTGGGCAGGCACCACCACGCCgcggccgccgcggccgccgccgccgccgcgcagACCCCACTGGCCTTCTCGCCCGACCATGTCGCCTGCGTGTGCGAGGCGCTGCAGCAGGGGGGCAACCTGGACCGCCTGGCCCGGTTCCTGTGGTCCCTGCCCCAGAGCGACCTGCTACGTGGCAACGAGAGCCTGCTGAAGGCGCGGGCGCTGGTGGCCTTCCACCAGGGCATCTACCCCGAGCTCTACAGCATCCTCGAGAGCCACAGCTTCGAGTCGGCCAACCACCCGCTGCTGCAGCAGCTCTGGTACAAGGCGCGCTACACCGAGGCCGAGCGAGCCCGCGGCCGGCCACTGGGCGCCGTGGACAAGTACCGGCTGCGCAGGAAATTCCCCCTGCCCCGCACCATCTGGGACGGCGAGGAGACGGTGTATTGTTTCAAGGAGAAGTCGCGCAACGCGCTCAAGGAGCTCTACAAGCAGAATCGCTACCCTTCGCCCGCCGAGAAGCGGCACCTGGCCAAGATCACCGGCCTCTCCCTCACCCAGGTCAGCAACTGGTTCAAGAACCGCCGGCAGCGCGATCGGAACCCCTCCGAGACCCAGTCCAAAAG TGAGTCAGATGGCAATCCCAGCACTGAAGATGAATCCAGCAAGGGCCATGAGGACTTGTCTCCTCATCCACTCTCCGGTTCATCGGATAGTGTCACTAACCTCAGCCTTTCCAGTCACATGGAGCCCGTATATATGCAACAAATTGGAAATGCTAAGATCTCATTAAGCTCTTCTGGAGTTTTGTTGAATGGAAGCTTGGTGCCTGCAAGTACTTCACCTGTCTTTCTTAATGGTAATTCTTTCATTCAGGGACCCAATGGAGTCATCCTTAATGGATTAAATGTGGGAAACACACAGACAGTGTCGTTGAACCCACCAAAAATGGCATCAAACATTGTGAGCAATGGTATACCCATGAGTGACATACTGGGGTCTACCTCCCAGGATGTGAAGGAATTCAAAGTCCTCCAGAGTTCTTCAGCTAACCCGGCAGCCACCACTTCCTACAGCTCCAGTGTCCCCGTGTCATTCCCAGGGCTGATACCCAGCACTGAGGTAAAAAGAGAAGGCATTCAGACGGTGGCTTCCCAGGATGGAGGCTCTGTGGTGACTTTTACTACACCAGTGCAAATTAACCAGTATGGCATTGTCCAGATCCCCAATTCCGGAACAAACAGCCAGTTCCTTAATGGGAGCATTGGATTCTCTCCACTGCAGCTGCCTTCTGTTTCTGTAGCAGCTTCACAAG gtaataTTTCAGTAAATTCAAGCACTTCAGATGGGAGCACATTTACAAGTGAGTCCACCACAGTCCAGCAAGGAAAGGTTTTCTTGAGCTCTCTTGCTCCCAGTGCAGTGGTATACACTGTTCCTAATTCAGGCCAGACTATAGGATCTGTTAAACAGGAGGGCTTGGAGAGGAGCCTGGTATTTTCTCAGTTGATGCCTGTCAATCAGAATGCACAAATAAATGCAAACCTGTCTTCTGAAAATATCTCGGGGAGTGGCCTCCATCCACTGGCCTCCTCATTAGTTAATGTATCCCCAACTCACAATTTTTCCCTGACTCCCCCTACCTTACTAAATCCCACCGAGCTAAACCCTGACATTGCTGATAGCCAGCCAATGTCTGCACCTGTGGCAAGCAAATCTACTGTGACATCTGTCAGCAACACCAACTATGCAACTCTTCAGAACTGTTCCCTTATTGCTGGTCAAGATCTGTTGTCAGTCCCCATGACCCAGGCTGCCCTTGGGGAAATTGTTCCTACCGCTGAAGACCAGGTGGGTCACCCTTCCCCAGCAGTACACCAGGATTTTGTCAGAGAACATCGTTTGGTTCTGCAATCAGTAgctaacataaaagaaaatttcttaacaAATTCTGAGGGCAAAGCCACAGGCAACTTAATGATGCTGGACTCAAAATCCAAGTATGTCCTAGAAGGCATGGTCGAGACTGTCTGTGAAGACCtggaaacagacaaaaaagagCTTGCCAAGCTCCAAACTGTCGAATTGGATGAAGATATGCAAGACTTATAa